In Halococcus saccharolyticus DSM 5350, a single genomic region encodes these proteins:
- a CDS encoding NADH-quinone oxidoreductase subunit N yields the protein MAPLTALAPTLLLALTALALFVIDSIDPHSKNRTLFSGTATVGSLAALVAAGALLVTGTGTNGGVQFYGGQLVVDGMSLFFTIIFTSVATLVTVASYDYLAGETEQADYYTLVMLAATGMTLLASAGSLAVAFVSLELVSLPTYALVAFLKDNRGSVEAGLKYFLIGALSSAIFAYGISLVYAATGSLLFSDVAAAAAETELTGVLGIGVLMVLAGFAFKTASVPFHFWAPEAYEGAPAPISAFLSSASKAAGFVVAFRVFTVAFGLDITSSVDWVLAFQILAVVTMTLGNFAAATQDNVKRMLAYSSIGQAGYVLIGLAALGGGNNPSVLGMSMVHLFVYGFMNTGAFLFVALVEHWGSVGRTFEDYNGLGREAPIACVAMTVFMFSLAGIPLGGGFLSKYLLFYEAVGAGFWWLAAVGVVNSVLSLYYYSRVVKAMWLNDPASDLSLNSYPIGLYTAVVAAGLVTVLLIPAFGLVTDPAIDAAAALFS from the coding sequence ATGGCACCTCTGACCGCGCTCGCGCCGACGCTGCTGCTCGCTCTGACCGCGCTCGCGCTGTTCGTCATCGACAGCATCGACCCGCACTCGAAGAACCGCACGCTGTTCTCGGGCACCGCGACGGTCGGCTCGCTGGCCGCGCTCGTCGCTGCCGGCGCGCTGCTGGTCACCGGAACGGGAACCAATGGTGGCGTGCAGTTCTACGGCGGTCAGCTCGTCGTCGACGGGATGAGTCTCTTCTTCACGATCATCTTCACGAGCGTCGCGACGCTCGTCACGGTCGCGAGCTACGACTACCTCGCGGGCGAGACCGAACAGGCGGATTACTACACGCTCGTGATGCTCGCCGCGACCGGAATGACGCTACTCGCCTCCGCAGGCAGCCTCGCGGTCGCGTTCGTGAGCCTCGAACTCGTCTCGCTGCCGACGTACGCTCTCGTCGCCTTCCTGAAGGACAACCGTGGTAGCGTCGAAGCAGGACTGAAATACTTCCTGATCGGCGCGCTCTCGTCGGCGATCTTTGCGTACGGGATCAGCCTCGTCTACGCCGCCACGGGAAGTCTCCTCTTTAGCGACGTCGCCGCGGCCGCGGCAGAGACCGAACTCACGGGCGTGCTCGGGATCGGCGTCCTGATGGTGCTCGCCGGATTCGCGTTCAAGACCGCGAGCGTTCCGTTCCACTTCTGGGCACCGGAGGCGTACGAGGGCGCACCGGCCCCCATCTCGGCGTTCCTCTCCTCTGCCTCGAAGGCCGCCGGGTTCGTGGTGGCGTTCCGGGTGTTTACGGTGGCGTTCGGGCTCGACATCACGTCGAGCGTCGACTGGGTGCTCGCCTTCCAGATCCTCGCCGTCGTGACGATGACGCTCGGCAACTTCGCGGCCGCGACCCAGGACAACGTGAAGCGGATGTTGGCGTACTCGTCGATCGGTCAGGCGGGTTATGTCCTGATCGGCCTCGCGGCACTCGGCGGCGGGAACAATCCGTCGGTGCTCGGGATGAGTATGGTCCACCTGTTCGTGTACGGGTTCATGAACACCGGTGCCTTCCTGTTCGTCGCGCTGGTCGAGCATTGGGGCTCCGTGGGGAGGACGTTCGAGGACTACAACGGCCTCGGGCGCGAGGCACCGATCGCGTGCGTCGCGATGACGGTGTTCATGTTCAGCCTCGCGGGGATCCCGCTCGGCGGCGGGTTCCTCTCGAAGTACCTGCTGTTCTACGAGGCGGTCGGTGCGGGCTTCTGGTGGCTCGCCGCCGTCGGCGTCGTCAACAGCGTGCTGTCGCTGTACTACTACAGCCGGGTCGTCAAGGCGATGTGGCTCAACGACCCTGCCAGCGATCTCTCGCTCAATAGCTACCCGATCGGGCTGTACACCGCGGTGGTCGCCGCCGGTCTGGTGACGGTGCTCTTGATCCCCGCGTTCGGGCTCGTCACCGATCCGGCCATCGACGCTGCCGCCGCGCTGTTCTCCTGA